A part of Chloroflexota bacterium genomic DNA contains:
- a CDS encoding Ldh family oxidoreductase: MFTTLSYPVEALKDYVIRFFRAMDVPEIDARIAADVLVSADLRGVNSHGVIRLHSYYGDRLMQKQIDPLSPIKVIKEAPATLALDGANGLGQVVAYRAMSRCIEKADEAGLAITTVRNSNHFGIAGYFAMMALPEDMIGISLTNSQPLVAPTYGVQSALGTNPIAVAVPAGKERPYVLDMATSIVPLGRVSVYEKAGESIPLGWGINADGELTKDPAAVTHGGSLLPLGGPAELRGYKGYGLSLLVDLLSGVLSGAAYGRGVGRPSNERHADVGHFFAAIKIDNFRSVDEFKQDMDDYIQALKATPKMAGQDRIFIHGEKEFELVEKYQREGVPLMVEVVESLRQAGKSAGVPFDLTPVS; this comes from the coding sequence ATGTTTACTACCCTTTCCTATCCTGTTGAAGCGCTAAAAGATTATGTCATCCGGTTTTTCAGGGCGATGGACGTCCCTGAGATTGATGCCAGGATTGCGGCGGATGTTCTGGTCTCGGCGGATCTGCGGGGGGTCAATTCACACGGCGTGATCCGGCTGCATTCCTATTACGGTGATCGGCTGATGCAAAAACAAATCGACCCGCTCTCCCCGATCAAAGTTATCAAGGAAGCCCCCGCCACCCTCGCACTGGATGGCGCCAACGGGCTGGGCCAGGTGGTAGCCTATCGGGCGATGTCCCGCTGTATTGAGAAAGCTGATGAGGCCGGCCTGGCAATCACCACCGTTCGCAACAGCAACCACTTCGGCATTGCGGGTTATTTCGCCATGATGGCGCTACCGGAGGATATGATCGGCATCAGCCTGACCAACAGCCAGCCCCTGGTCGCCCCGACCTACGGGGTCCAATCCGCTTTAGGCACCAACCCAATCGCGGTGGCGGTACCTGCCGGCAAGGAACGCCCCTATGTTCTGGATATGGCAACCAGCATCGTACCCCTGGGCAGGGTCAGCGTTTATGAGAAAGCCGGGGAATCCATCCCGCTAGGTTGGGGAATCAATGCCGATGGCGAGCTAACAAAAGATCCCGCTGCTGTGACCCACGGCGGTTCCCTTCTGCCATTAGGTGGGCCAGCCGAACTGCGCGGCTATAAGGGGTATGGTCTTTCTCTGCTGGTGGATTTGCTATCGGGAGTGCTCTCTGGCGCAGCCTATGGGCGTGGCGTGGGCCGCCCCTCCAATGAACGGCATGCCGATGTGGGCCATTTCTTCGCAGCGATCAAGATTGACAATTTCCGTTCGGTGGACGAATTCAAACAGGATATGGATGACTATATCCAGGCGCTCAAAGCCACACCCAAGATGGCCGGACAGGATCGGATATTCATTCACGGGGAAAAGGAATTTGAGCTGGTTGAAAAATATCAACGGGAAGGCGTCCCCCTGATGGTTGAGGTAGTCGAATCCCTCCGCCAAGCAGGCAAATCCGCCGGGGTGCCTTTTGATCTGACACCCGTCAGCTAG
- a CDS encoding glycerophosphodiester phosphodiesterase, which yields MIPKIFAHRGANADAPENTMAAFQLALEQGADGIELDVMLSKDHEIVVIHDDTVDRTTNGTGQVQDLTLAELKTLDAGDGEQVPTLDEVLTQFGGKFQINIELKNYSTIFDSLPVNVANLVIKHQVADSILISSFNPFNFSRFRRLLPNIPFGMLTFPGKARFFAYRFFRYDALHPYFQDVDESLIKSYHAKGKQVNVWTVDEAADIRHMTKLGVDSIITNNPKRAITVLESLM from the coding sequence ATGATACCGAAAATTTTTGCCCACCGCGGCGCAAATGCCGATGCGCCTGAAAATACGATGGCTGCCTTCCAACTCGCCCTGGAACAAGGGGCAGATGGCATAGAGTTGGATGTAATGCTGTCCAAAGATCATGAGATTGTCGTGATTCACGATGATACCGTTGACCGCACCACAAACGGGACCGGCCAGGTACAGGACCTCACCCTGGCTGAGCTGAAAACCCTGGATGCCGGCGATGGTGAACAGGTCCCGACCCTGGATGAAGTCCTTACCCAATTTGGGGGTAAATTTCAGATCAATATTGAACTGAAAAACTACAGCACCATATTTGATTCGCTCCCTGTTAATGTCGCCAATCTGGTCATCAAGCACCAGGTGGCGGACTCGATATTGATTTCATCCTTTAATCCATTTAACTTCTCCCGGTTCCGCCGGCTGCTGCCGAATATACCGTTCGGTATGCTGACCTTCCCTGGCAAGGCGCGGTTCTTTGCCTATCGCTTCTTCCGCTACGATGCTCTTCATCCGTATTTTCAGGATGTGGACGAGTCTTTGATTAAGAGCTATCACGCCAAGGGGAAACAGGTCAATGTCTGGACGGTGGATGAAGCCGCAGATATCCGGCACATGACCAAGCTGGGCGTTGATTCAATTATCACCAATAACCCCAAACGAGCGATCACCGTCCTGGAGTCGTTGATGTGA
- a CDS encoding glycoside hydrolase family 3 protein encodes MKIRKSIWRIFFLLAFLLASLGSAPVRANTANTPESILGEMTPEEKVGQLMLVGFEGATLEADSPIYDLIANYHIGGVVLLAENNNFTSEDTLVQAEALINDLQALEWAGANPETEPEIPADDTSAAYVPLLVGIAQSGNGAPDDQLLNQLVYSPSQMAIGATWNVDLATEVGENLGSELSALGFNLFIGPSLDVLETTSGEAAGYIGVNTFGGDPYWVGELGQAYISGLHTGSDGRLLVIAQNFPGTGNSDRSPEDEVATVRKSLEQLTQIELAPFFSVTSLAAGDPGRIDGVMVSHIRYQGFQGNIRATTKPISFDSNALQAIMAQPALENWRSEGGVIISDNLGSGAVRRFYDPTGESFDAVQVARNAFLAGNDMLYINDLVGSGELDAYTTLVSILDSFTTKYQEDSAFAQRVDASVLRILEMKLGLYGQFTQDNVFQALDGPELADIQSVNFDVAQEAVTLISPNLSEMDAVLPSPPSRYEDIVIFTDVRTDYQCDGCAPVNLLDTGSLANSLVSLYGSQAGGQLLQNNITSYTFSQLNDMIENVDSSVNQYVLSAIRNAEWVVFNVLDNNEDYPASGVLLQILENRPDLLSNKKVIVFALDSPIYLDATNISKVTAYYALYSKLPSFVDVAARVLMQEITPQGALPISLNAVGYDLISMTAPDPDQLIRLTLVTPEGPPMAATPEAAPAPEITVEQTPTPNFTVGDTITIQTSVIRDHNGHTVPDGTVVRFNFIISNESEITQQYETTTINGIGYFTYRIEAAGSLQVSATSEPATQSDTLTINIASDGSSSVFSISPTPQSTPTSTEAPLATPTETAAEESAENIRYSGYPTLGEWALGIIVIGLGSALAFFGGRVWWKTPRWALRSMLATLIGGLLSYSYLNLGVTGTQHWILHSGTAFVVEVVVVGMMLGWIGALIWWMRTDGRYPGRYQK; translated from the coding sequence GTGAAGATCCGAAAGTCGATCTGGCGCATTTTCTTCTTGCTGGCGTTCTTACTTGCCAGCTTGGGTAGCGCGCCAGTTCGAGCCAACACAGCCAATACGCCCGAATCGATCCTGGGGGAAATGACCCCAGAGGAAAAAGTTGGTCAGTTAATGTTGGTTGGGTTTGAAGGCGCTACGCTGGAGGCCGATTCACCAATCTATGATTTGATTGCCAACTATCATATCGGTGGGGTCGTCCTTTTGGCCGAGAACAACAACTTCACCTCTGAGGACACCCTGGTTCAGGCAGAGGCACTGATCAATGATCTGCAGGCCCTTGAATGGGCCGGCGCTAACCCTGAAACGGAACCTGAAATCCCAGCGGATGATACAAGTGCGGCTTATGTCCCTTTACTGGTCGGCATTGCCCAATCCGGGAATGGCGCTCCGGACGATCAGCTTTTGAATCAATTGGTCTATTCTCCCTCCCAGATGGCGATTGGCGCGACCTGGAATGTGGATTTGGCGACTGAGGTTGGTGAAAATCTAGGGAGTGAGTTGAGCGCCCTGGGGTTCAACCTTTTCATCGGCCCGAGTCTGGATGTGCTCGAGACGACCAGCGGTGAGGCTGCCGGCTATATCGGCGTCAACACCTTTGGCGGCGATCCCTATTGGGTTGGTGAATTGGGACAGGCCTATATCAGTGGATTGCACACCGGCAGTGATGGACGTTTGCTGGTTATCGCGCAGAACTTCCCCGGCACCGGTAATTCAGACCGATCGCCGGAAGATGAAGTGGCAACGGTGCGCAAGTCATTGGAACAACTGACGCAGATTGAACTGGCGCCTTTCTTTTCAGTGACCAGTCTCGCTGCGGGTGATCCCGGGCGGATTGATGGTGTGATGGTTTCTCATATCCGTTACCAGGGTTTCCAGGGGAATATCCGGGCAACCACTAAGCCAATCAGTTTTGACTCAAATGCCTTGCAGGCGATCATGGCCCAACCGGCGCTTGAGAACTGGCGCTCGGAAGGTGGGGTGATCATCAGTGATAACCTCGGCAGTGGTGCGGTCCGGCGGTTTTATGACCCCACCGGCGAGAGTTTTGATGCCGTTCAGGTTGCTCGCAACGCTTTCCTGGCCGGCAATGACATGCTCTATATCAATGACCTGGTGGGCTCCGGTGAACTGGATGCTTATACCACCTTGGTTTCCATTTTGGACTCATTTACCACGAAATATCAGGAAGATTCAGCCTTTGCCCAGCGGGTGGACGCCTCTGTCTTGCGGATCCTTGAAATGAAGCTGGGACTTTATGGTCAGTTTACGCAGGATAATGTCTTCCAGGCTTTAGATGGCCCTGAGCTGGCAGATATTCAGAGCGTAAATTTTGACGTGGCGCAGGAAGCGGTGACCCTGATCAGCCCCAACCTTTCTGAGATGGATGCTGTGCTGCCCTCACCGCCTTCACGTTATGAGGACATTGTCATCTTCACCGATGTGCGCACGGATTATCAATGTGATGGTTGTGCGCCTGTGAACTTGTTGGATACCGGCTCGCTGGCCAATTCACTGGTGAGCTTATATGGGTCTCAGGCTGGTGGACAGCTGCTACAAAATAACATAACCTCTTACACGTTTTCGCAGCTGAACGATATGATCGAAAACGTGGATTCAAGCGTCAATCAGTATGTCTTGTCCGCAATCAGGAATGCGGAATGGGTGGTCTTCAATGTCCTGGATAATAATGAGGACTATCCCGCATCCGGCGTGTTGCTGCAAATATTAGAAAACAGGCCTGACCTGCTTAGTAATAAGAAAGTCATCGTCTTTGCCCTGGATTCGCCAATCTATCTGGATGCGACCAATATTTCCAAAGTGACCGCCTATTATGCGCTCTATAGCAAACTGCCTTCCTTTGTGGATGTGGCAGCCCGGGTATTGATGCAGGAGATCACCCCTCAGGGCGCTTTACCGATCTCCTTGAACGCCGTTGGCTATGATTTGATCTCCATGACCGCACCGGACCCAGATCAACTCATCCGGCTGACCCTGGTGACCCCGGAAGGGCCCCCCATGGCGGCAACCCCCGAAGCAGCCCCCGCCCCGGAAATTACAGTGGAGCAGACCCCTACGCCGAATTTCACGGTTGGGGACACGATCACCATTCAGACAAGTGTAATTCGGGATCATAACGGGCATACCGTTCCGGACGGGACGGTGGTGCGCTTTAACTTCATCATCTCCAATGAGTCGGAGATCACTCAGCAATATGAGACAACGACCATTAACGGTATTGGATATTTCACTTACCGAATTGAGGCGGCTGGCAGTTTGCAGGTCAGCGCCACTAGTGAGCCCGCCACCCAATCCGATACCCTGACGATCAATATTGCCTCGGATGGCAGCTCGTCCGTTTTTTCAATTTCTCCCACCCCGCAGAGCACACCTACATCAACTGAAGCCCCTCTTGCCACCCCAACCGAGACTGCCGCCGAGGAATCTGCCGAAAATATCCGTTATTCCGGCTACCCGACGCTGGGTGAATGGGCTTTGGGCATCATCGTGATCGGTTTGGGCAGCGCTTTGGCCTTCTTTGGGGGAAGGGTTTGGTGGAAAACGCCGCGCTGGGCACTGCGGTCCATGTTGGCGACCTTGATCGGCGGTTTATTATCTTACTCCTATCTAAACCTGGGGGTTACCGGCACGCAGCATTGGATCCTGCACTCCGGGACGGCTTTTGTGGTGGAAGTGGTGGTTGTTGGGATGATGCTGGGCTGGATTGGCGCATTGATCTGGTGGATGCGGACGGATGGACGCTATCCCGGCCGGTACCAAAAATAA
- a CDS encoding serine/threonine protein kinase: protein MPVPMKAGTLLHERYQVKKSIGQGGMGCIYLAEDMRLEGRLCAIKEVEYDRALPEEMLQEARNQFQREATVLARLDHPNLPKVSDFFSIGDHDYLVMDYVPGKDLRQMMMEARQNDTFLPEEEVLDWASQLADALKYLHTQDPPIVHRDIKPSNLKVTPTGLVKLVDFGLVKTLAPGEVTITILQGQGTALYTPLEQYGGDSGHTDARSDIYAFGGTLYHLLTNEAPVNVRDRFLTPGTLTPIRQINPDVSVRTERAVHWAMQLHPEDRPEDIDTFLKALFIEDAPITQPFRNSMRFPPRLIQSPERALIYIASGLMVVSLLLTILRNF from the coding sequence ATGCCAGTCCCGATGAAGGCTGGTACGCTACTTCATGAACGGTACCAGGTAAAAAAGAGCATTGGTCAGGGTGGAATGGGCTGTATCTACCTTGCGGAAGACATGCGCCTGGAAGGCCGCCTCTGTGCCATTAAAGAGGTGGAATATGACCGCGCCCTCCCCGAAGAAATGCTGCAGGAAGCCCGTAACCAGTTCCAACGTGAAGCAACCGTTCTGGCCCGGCTGGATCACCCCAATCTCCCCAAAGTTTCAGATTTCTTCTCCATTGGCGATCATGACTACCTGGTGATGGATTACGTCCCCGGCAAGGACCTGCGTCAAATGATGATGGAGGCCCGTCAAAATGACACCTTCCTGCCGGAAGAGGAGGTCCTCGATTGGGCCAGCCAGCTGGCAGATGCCCTGAAATATCTCCACACGCAAGATCCCCCCATTGTCCATCGGGACATCAAACCCAGCAACCTCAAAGTAACACCTACCGGCTTGGTAAAGCTGGTGGATTTTGGCCTGGTCAAAACACTCGCCCCCGGCGAAGTGACGATCACCATCCTGCAGGGACAGGGCACGGCGCTCTACACACCCCTCGAACAATACGGCGGCGACTCCGGTCACACGGATGCCCGCAGCGATATCTATGCTTTTGGCGGAACACTCTATCATCTGCTGACCAACGAAGCGCCGGTCAATGTCCGGGACCGCTTCCTCACACCCGGCACGTTGACCCCCATCCGGCAGATCAACCCGGACGTGAGCGTGCGAACTGAGCGCGCCGTCCATTGGGCGATGCAGCTACATCCTGAAGATCGGCCCGAAGATATTGACACTTTCCTAAAAGCTCTTTTCATCGAAGACGCCCCCATCACACAGCCCTTCCGCAACAGTATGCGCTTCCCGCCCCGCCTGATCCAGTCACCTGAACGGGCCCTGATCTACATTGCCAGCGGATTAATGGTTGTCAGCTTGCTGCTGACCATCCTGCGCAATTTCTAA
- a CDS encoding ATP-binding protein, with product MRVIYPFTAIVGQQRMRRALILNAIDTRIGGVLIRGERGTAKSTAARALAALLPPVEVVKNCRFGCDPHSPITWCTECRERFANGEEIPVETLRTPFVNLPVSATEDRVVGTLDIEKAIQKGERHFEPGVLASANRGLLYIDEVNLLDDHVVDVLLDSAAMGMNIVEREGISFAHPARFILVGTMNPEEGDLRPQLLDRFALSVDILGILDPRQRVQIMERNIAFESDPEAFREEWLPKEQELSAQIAAARKLVDKVTYTTRDLLVIADLTSRMQVDGHRADLVILKAARAHAAFEGRNAITPRDIALAAELALPHRVNAGPFRHSDMGITQLEEQIEQLKGAASEGSSVEDEQQEEKSDAKSDQKKSQSPPASSLAPNPLDPSP from the coding sequence ATGCGAGTCATTTACCCCTTTACAGCTATTGTCGGCCAGCAGCGCATGCGGCGTGCATTGATTCTGAACGCGATTGACACCCGGATTGGCGGTGTGTTGATTCGCGGTGAACGCGGTACAGCGAAGTCAACTGCCGCGCGGGCTTTGGCCGCCTTATTGCCCCCCGTTGAAGTTGTGAAAAATTGCCGCTTTGGTTGTGATCCCCATAGCCCGATCACCTGGTGTACTGAATGCCGGGAACGTTTTGCGAATGGTGAAGAGATCCCGGTGGAAACACTGCGGACACCTTTTGTGAACCTGCCCGTTTCCGCCACCGAAGACCGTGTAGTCGGCACACTGGATATTGAAAAAGCGATCCAGAAAGGTGAACGGCATTTTGAGCCGGGCGTTTTAGCTTCAGCCAACCGGGGCTTACTCTATATTGATGAAGTTAACCTGCTGGATGACCACGTGGTGGATGTCCTGCTGGATTCCGCTGCGATGGGGATGAACATTGTGGAACGTGAAGGGATTTCCTTTGCGCACCCCGCCCGTTTCATCCTGGTGGGTACGATGAACCCTGAGGAAGGCGACCTGCGGCCGCAGCTTTTAGACCGCTTCGCCCTCTCCGTGGATATCCTGGGCATCCTAGATCCCCGCCAGCGGGTTCAGATCATGGAACGTAATATCGCATTTGAATCCGATCCTGAGGCCTTCCGTGAGGAATGGCTGCCAAAGGAGCAGGAACTCTCCGCTCAGATTGCTGCCGCACGGAAACTGGTTGATAAGGTGACTTATACCACCCGTGACCTGCTGGTGATTGCCGACCTGACCTCCCGAATGCAGGTGGATGGACACCGGGCGGACCTGGTGATCCTTAAAGCCGCCCGGGCGCATGCCGCTTTTGAAGGCCGAAATGCGATCACCCCGCGGGATATTGCCCTGGCCGCTGAACTGGCCCTGCCGCACCGGGTCAATGCTGGCCCCTTCCGCCATTCGGATATGGGCATCACTCAGTTGGAGGAGCAGATCGAACAGCTGAAAGGCGCCGCTTCTGAAGGCTCATCGGTTGAAGATGAGCAGCAGGAAGAAAAGTCTGACGCGAAATCCGATCAAAAAAAAAGTCAGTCTCCCCCAGCATCGAGCTTAGCTCCGAACCCGTTGGACCCGAGTCCGTAG
- a CDS encoding VWA domain-containing protein, translating to MMRRHGGRRSQTQTDRKRGRYIQSRPANGKADDLAFDATLRAAAPFQRAREEMRENVAFAVRREDYQKKVRVRRASNLILFLVDASWSMAVAERMAATKGAILSLLTDAYQRRDRVGLIVFQKDRATLVLPPTNSVLLAQRALADIPVGGKTPLSAGLSMALEVIKREKMLHPDVVPLLIVLTDGAGNVALGSGSPLEESQKIAEQVAEESIRSVVINMEHAAFDQGLAETLANHLDAPCYTLEELRSETLYRAVQNEIYYGPGSGATKNGEAEK from the coding sequence ATGATGCGCCGTCATGGCGGCCGCCGGTCGCAGACGCAGACCGACCGTAAACGCGGCCGCTATATTCAGTCACGTCCGGCCAATGGCAAGGCGGATGATTTGGCGTTTGATGCCACCCTACGCGCAGCCGCACCTTTCCAAAGGGCAAGAGAAGAGATGCGGGAGAACGTGGCTTTTGCCGTGCGTCGGGAAGATTATCAGAAGAAGGTCCGGGTTCGCCGGGCTTCCAACCTGATCCTGTTCCTGGTGGATGCCTCCTGGTCAATGGCCGTGGCGGAACGGATGGCAGCAACCAAGGGTGCCATTCTTTCTCTGCTCACCGATGCCTATCAGCGACGAGATCGGGTCGGCCTGATCGTTTTCCAGAAGGATCGGGCAACCCTCGTTTTACCCCCAACCAACTCTGTCCTCCTGGCGCAGCGCGCCCTGGCGGATATCCCGGTGGGCGGGAAGACACCCCTGAGCGCTGGGCTGTCAATGGCGCTGGAAGTGATCAAACGCGAAAAAATGCTCCATCCGGATGTGGTGCCTCTGTTGATCGTCCTGACCGATGGTGCCGGGAATGTGGCCCTTGGCAGCGGGTCCCCCCTCGAAGAAAGCCAAAAAATCGCAGAACAGGTTGCCGAAGAATCGATCCGTTCGGTGGTGATCAACATGGAGCATGCCGCTTTTGACCAGGGCCTGGCGGAAACGCTGGCGAATCACCTGGATGCGCCTTGCTACACCCTGGAAGAACTGCGGAGCGAAACCCTATATCGGGCAGTGCAAAATGAGATCTATTACGGCCCTGGCAGCGGCGCAACGAAGAATGGGGAAGCGGAGAAATAA
- a CDS encoding NifU family protein, giving the protein MTEQDNTVEEKIIGLIAQLNAYIEQYHGGSVELDRINGNSVYVRLGGACEDCPLSPATLQGWVAGTLRQFFPDIEVFEAE; this is encoded by the coding sequence ATGACGGAACAAGACAACACCGTTGAAGAAAAAATCATCGGCCTGATCGCCCAACTGAACGCTTACATCGAACAATATCATGGTGGTTCGGTTGAGCTGGACCGAATTAATGGCAATTCGGTGTATGTGCGGCTGGGCGGGGCCTGTGAAGATTGCCCCCTTTCTCCCGCCACTCTCCAAGGCTGGGTCGCAGGCACTTTACGGCAGTTCTTCCCGGATATTGAAGTGTTTGAAGCGGAATAA
- a CDS encoding ABC-F family ATP-binding cassette domain-containing protein: MFTIHHLSKSFGLNPVLRNINFSLNKGERAALVGPNGCGKSTLLNIIAGKEQADSGQVTYHPTDLRIGYLHQGIEFAPGETVGGYLNRFASNLQMTLAALEEVSQALTKQPNNPALATRYDQVLKDLAQAQEMEGARKSILEGFDLLEVPQETPVETLSGGQKVRLALAGVLLEGPQLLLLDEPTNHLDLEMRTWLQDWVLSYQGAILLVSHDRAFLDAVIHKVIAFPPTGDGIREYPGNYTDYQEAHSKEFEEAMTAYTDQQDEIRRLKKAARSVRDQAKFRKGGKADPTKTDGFSAGFFADRSQGTVQRAKNLEKRVTYLEGEGKLEKPSQAWEMRMHFTEIPQSGQIALTLSRLSIGYDDTPLLPPITQTVTLGQRIALVGPNGIGKTTLFKTLLGKTQPLDGSFHFGAGVHPGYLSQEQEMLDPTKTVLETIQALPDMGNHSEARTFLHRFLFAGDEVFQPVATLSYGQRSRLMLAILVAQHCNFLLLDEPLNHLDLPSRESFEASLSEFDGTILAIAHDQYFIDRFAQVIWHFAPEGLDIELTSDLVSQIMDS; encoded by the coding sequence GTGTTTACCATTCATCATCTCTCAAAGAGCTTCGGACTTAATCCCGTCCTCCGAAATATCAATTTCAGTCTAAATAAAGGCGAACGTGCCGCATTGGTTGGGCCCAATGGCTGCGGTAAGTCCACCCTGTTGAACATCATCGCCGGAAAAGAGCAGGCCGATTCCGGTCAGGTCACCTATCATCCCACCGACCTGCGAATTGGCTACCTGCACCAGGGCATCGAATTTGCGCCGGGTGAGACAGTGGGCGGCTACCTGAACCGGTTTGCCTCCAATCTGCAAATGACCCTGGCCGCGTTGGAAGAGGTCAGCCAGGCACTCACTAAACAGCCCAATAACCCCGCCCTGGCGACCCGCTATGACCAGGTACTCAAAGATCTGGCCCAGGCTCAGGAAATGGAAGGCGCCCGAAAATCCATTCTGGAAGGCTTTGATCTGCTGGAAGTGCCGCAGGAGACTCCGGTTGAAACCCTCAGCGGGGGGCAAAAAGTGCGGCTGGCCCTGGCAGGTGTTCTGCTGGAAGGGCCGCAGCTGCTCCTGCTGGACGAGCCGACCAACCACCTGGACCTCGAAATGCGCACCTGGCTGCAGGATTGGGTACTCTCCTATCAAGGCGCCATTCTGCTGGTCTCCCATGACCGGGCGTTTTTAGATGCGGTGATCCATAAGGTGATCGCGTTCCCGCCTACCGGCGACGGCATTCGGGAATATCCCGGCAATTACACCGATTACCAGGAAGCCCACTCAAAGGAATTCGAAGAAGCCATGACGGCCTACACCGACCAGCAAGACGAGATCAGGCGGCTGAAAAAAGCTGCTCGCAGCGTGCGGGACCAGGCTAAATTTAGGAAAGGCGGCAAAGCTGACCCGACTAAAACCGATGGGTTCAGCGCAGGGTTCTTCGCCGACCGATCCCAAGGCACAGTCCAGCGCGCTAAAAATCTGGAAAAACGCGTGACCTACCTGGAAGGGGAAGGCAAGCTTGAGAAGCCCTCCCAGGCCTGGGAGATGCGGATGCACTTTACTGAAATCCCGCAGAGCGGTCAAATAGCCCTGACCCTGAGCCGTCTCAGTATTGGGTATGATGACACTCCCCTCCTGCCGCCCATCACCCAAACGGTCACCCTCGGCCAAAGGATCGCCCTGGTGGGTCCCAACGGCATAGGCAAAACCACCCTCTTTAAAACCCTGCTGGGTAAGACGCAACCGCTGGATGGCAGCTTCCATTTCGGCGCGGGCGTCCATCCGGGTTACCTCTCACAGGAACAGGAAATGCTGGACCCGACCAAAACCGTGCTGGAGACCATCCAGGCCTTACCGGATATGGGGAACCATAGTGAGGCACGCACCTTTTTGCATCGCTTTCTGTTTGCCGGGGATGAGGTCTTTCAGCCAGTGGCGACTTTATCCTATGGGCAACGATCCCGCCTGATGCTGGCCATACTGGTGGCTCAGCACTGCAACTTCCTCCTGCTGGATGAACCCCTTAACCACCTAGACCTGCCTTCGCGGGAGTCTTTTGAAGCCTCACTGAGCGAATTCGACGGCACCATCCTGGCCATCGCCCACGACCAATATTTCATTGACCGCTTTGCTCAGGTCATCTGGCACTTTGCCCCGGAGGGATTAGACATCGAGCTGACCAGCGACCTGGTCTCTCAGATCATGGATTCTTGA
- a CDS encoding FHA domain-containing protein, giving the protein MDNNEKEYPLLFAQTGPLEGQRWQVKSDLLLGRDSECNIVIPLRQVSRHHARISPTNEGVWVKDLGSKNGTYLNGALIKERELLVDGDELQISLAQHFIYLSSDATMPLEGLPLEMIKRRLRVDIGARRVWVLDEEVDPPLSASQFNLLQVLYEQPGEVVSRPKVIDAVWSQAAEGVSEQALDALVRRLRDRLAEIDPDWEYVVTVRGHGLRLDNPSL; this is encoded by the coding sequence ATGGACAATAACGAAAAAGAATACCCGCTGCTCTTTGCGCAAACCGGTCCCTTGGAAGGCCAGCGCTGGCAGGTCAAATCGGATCTGTTGTTGGGGCGCGATTCAGAATGTAATATTGTGATCCCTTTGCGCCAGGTCTCCCGCCATCATGCCCGGATCAGTCCGACCAACGAAGGAGTGTGGGTGAAAGATTTGGGCAGCAAGAACGGCACGTATCTCAATGGTGCTTTGATCAAAGAGCGGGAGCTGCTGGTTGATGGGGATGAGCTGCAGATCTCGCTGGCCCAGCATTTTATCTACCTGAGTTCGGACGCCACCATGCCGTTGGAGGGACTGCCCCTTGAGATGATAAAACGGCGGCTCCGAGTCGATATTGGAGCACGCCGTGTTTGGGTTCTGGATGAAGAGGTGGACCCGCCCTTATCCGCTTCGCAGTTCAACCTGCTGCAGGTCCTTTATGAGCAGCCAGGGGAAGTGGTCTCCCGGCCAAAGGTGATTGATGCCGTCTGGAGCCAGGCTGCGGAGGGTGTTTCCGAGCAGGCACTGGATGCCCTGGTCCGCAGGCTGCGGGACCGGCTGGCGGAGATTGATCCCGATTGGGAATACGTGGTCACCGTCCGCGGTCACGGCCTCCGGTTGGATAATCCATCGCTCTAA